In Denitratisoma sp. DHT3, one DNA window encodes the following:
- the mshL gene encoding pilus (MSHA type) biogenesis protein MshL has translation MIPPTVNYSASLPDPRPTARRETYGVVVHDVKAHDLLFALARDARLNVDIHPGINGTVTLNAIDQTLPQLLARIARQVDMRWELAGPNLTIMPDTPHLKIYKVDYVNMSREASGTTGVSTQIASAGPQIGATPPAPGNASITRVEHTAKNHFWSSLERNIKDILRETDKLLPEGSHETTIERSDQQSTTGTGTPSAAAGRKGHAGSHAGGNGGTASLAASPNAASMEESASTVVRRATFREAASVIANPESGVVAVRATSRQHEVIQDFLDQVMARAQRQVLIEMTIAEVQLDHRHQQGINWQSLRSARNGTHTAGFSLGQAQRNDGATGSLLNNPAQSDGRSFVLDYVAPGLGISATLSLLEAFGDVRVLSSPKLSVLNNQTALLKVVNNIVYFEVKADTTTSNNGPAQTTFTTTPKSVSVGLVLSITPQIGASGDVLLNVHPSISRQKGPGKRDPNPNLPAGIPNVVPEIETREMESILRLRDGEIAVMGGLMQDVIDNSTDTVPGLSETPLLGALFRQRNESRAKTELVIFLRPIVLRVPSLAGDFRDYRPSLPGPDFLGDPVGNADRRVSPWAQR, from the coding sequence GCCCACGGTGAATTACAGCGCCAGTCTGCCCGATCCACGCCCCACCGCAAGGCGGGAGACCTACGGCGTGGTCGTCCACGACGTCAAGGCCCACGACCTGCTCTTCGCCCTGGCACGGGATGCACGGCTCAACGTGGATATCCATCCGGGCATCAACGGCACGGTGACCCTCAACGCCATCGACCAGACCCTGCCGCAATTGCTGGCCCGCATCGCCCGGCAGGTCGACATGCGCTGGGAGCTGGCCGGGCCGAACCTGACGATCATGCCCGACACGCCCCACCTGAAGATCTACAAGGTCGATTACGTCAACATGTCCCGGGAGGCGTCCGGCACCACCGGCGTCAGCACGCAGATCGCCTCGGCCGGCCCCCAGATCGGCGCGACGCCCCCCGCGCCCGGCAACGCCTCGATCACCCGGGTGGAACACACGGCGAAGAACCACTTCTGGTCCTCCCTGGAAAGAAACATCAAGGACATCCTGCGGGAGACCGACAAATTGCTGCCCGAAGGCTCCCACGAAACGACCATCGAGCGCTCCGACCAGCAATCCACCACCGGTACCGGCACCCCGTCGGCGGCCGCCGGCCGCAAAGGTCATGCTGGCAGCCACGCCGGGGGCAACGGCGGTACCGCCTCGCTGGCCGCCAGTCCAAACGCGGCCAGCATGGAGGAATCCGCCTCGACCGTGGTCAGGCGCGCCACCTTCCGCGAAGCCGCATCGGTCATCGCGAACCCGGAAAGCGGGGTCGTCGCGGTGCGGGCCACGTCCCGCCAGCACGAAGTCATCCAGGACTTCCTGGATCAGGTGATGGCCCGCGCCCAGCGCCAGGTGCTGATCGAAATGACCATCGCCGAGGTTCAGCTCGACCATCGGCACCAGCAGGGCATCAACTGGCAGAGCCTGCGCAGCGCCCGGAACGGGACGCACACCGCGGGTTTCTCCCTCGGGCAGGCGCAGCGCAACGACGGCGCCACGGGCAGTCTGCTTAACAATCCGGCCCAAAGCGACGGCCGCTCCTTCGTCCTCGACTACGTGGCCCCCGGACTGGGCATCTCCGCCACGCTGTCCCTGCTGGAGGCATTCGGCGACGTCCGGGTGCTGTCCTCGCCCAAGCTCAGCGTCCTCAACAACCAGACCGCCCTGCTCAAGGTGGTCAACAACATCGTCTATTTCGAAGTGAAGGCGGACACGACCACCAGCAACAACGGTCCGGCCCAGACCACCTTCACCACGACCCCCAAATCCGTCTCCGTCGGCCTGGTGCTGTCCATCACGCCGCAAATCGGCGCCAGCGGCGACGTGCTACTGAATGTCCACCCCAGCATCTCGCGCCAGAAGGGGCCGGGGAAACGGGATCCCAACCCGAATCTCCCGGCCGGCATCCCCAATGTCGTGCCGGAAATCGAAACCCGGGAAATGGAGTCCATCCTGCGCCTGCGCGATGGGGAGATCGCCGTGATGGGCGGACTGATGCAGGATGTCATCGACAACTCGACCGACACCGTCCCGGGTTTGAGCGAGACTCCGCTGCTGGGCGCCCTGTTCAGGCAACGCAACGAATCCCGCGCCAAGACGGAGCTGGTGATCTTTCTGCGTCCCATCGTGCTGCGCGTCCCCAGCCTGGCGGGGGATTTCCGCGACTACCGCCCGAGCCTGCCGGGACCGGACTTTCTGGGCGATCCGGTCGGCAACGCCGACAGGCGGGTCTCCCCATGGGCACAACGATGA
- a CDS encoding tetratricopeptide repeat protein, with protein sequence MGTTMTRRRFSLLPLPLLLAMGSAPSTSGAEIAEETAQPSGFLSAAPGPQRRPAPDRSIQVKPLRPAIDPAQAEAHAAFQRGDLAAAQAAYEKVLDNDPWNEDALHGMAVLNLRLGRPGVAETFFQRALDADPRDAFALGMLAGLQSPADPAEAERRINALLTRVQAAPALLFSLGNLLAAQARWKEAQHAYFKAVAQAPDNPDYLYNLAVSLDHLHLSDMAARHYQQALAAADRGPVAFDRDRAGARLKQLQP encoded by the coding sequence ATGGGCACAACGATGACCCGCCGGCGATTTTCGCTGCTACCGCTACCGCTGCTGCTCGCCATGGGCAGCGCCCCATCCACCTCGGGCGCAGAAATCGCCGAAGAGACGGCGCAGCCCTCCGGCTTTCTCTCGGCGGCGCCGGGGCCGCAGCGACGGCCGGCACCGGACCGATCGATCCAGGTCAAGCCGCTCCGGCCCGCCATCGACCCGGCGCAGGCCGAGGCGCATGCGGCATTCCAACGCGGCGACCTTGCCGCCGCCCAGGCCGCCTACGAAAAAGTGCTGGACAACGACCCTTGGAACGAGGACGCCCTGCACGGCATGGCGGTGCTCAATCTGCGCCTGGGGCGGCCCGGTGTCGCCGAGACGTTTTTCCAGCGGGCATTGGACGCAGACCCGCGCGACGCCTTCGCCCTCGGCATGCTGGCCGGCCTGCAAAGCCCGGCCGACCCCGCGGAAGCCGAGCGGCGCATCAATGCCCTGCTGACGCGGGTGCAGGCGGCGCCCGCCCTGCTCTTCAGCCTGGGCAACCTGCTGGCCGCCCAGGCGCGCTGGAAAGAAGCGCAGCACGCCTATTTCAAGGCCGTGGCCCAGGCGCCGGACAACCCCGACTATCTCTACAACCTCGCCGTCAGCCTGGATCACCTGCACTTGTCCGACATGGCCGCCCGGCATTACCAACAGGCCCTGGCCGCCGCCGATCGCGGCCCCGTGGCCTTTGACCGGGACCGGGCGGGCGCGCGACTCAAGCAACTACAACCGTGA
- a CDS encoding GspE/PulE family protein → MNAPVLHQPIDRMLISLGLISEDQLRIALVEQAQCGQPVARLLVRLGFISEATLRDAIGRSLGQEAVDLSRTIVSADALALVPRALAKRCNLIPLDVDAAAGRLTVAMANPNDILAMDSLKALVDHELQIDARLAGEQEILQAIDLYYGHELSIDGILHELETGESDCRSPAAASLDEYSQPVVRLIDALLTDAVKQEASDIHFEPEAGFLRIRYRIDGLLRQIRVLHKSYWPAMAVRLKVIAGMNIAESRAPQDGRIALNVSGHAVDFRVASQPTIHGENLVLRVLDRQKRIVALEQLDLAPPQLDLLKLMIARPEGLILVTGPTGSGKTTTLYSMLHHINHGGINIMTLEDPVEYPTAMIRQTSIAEAVRLDFANGIRSMMRQDPDVILVGEIRDRDTAEMAFRAAMTGHQVYSTLHTNSAIGAVPRLLDIGILPDIMAGNIIGVIGQRLVRRLCRHCRQAHAATPLELRLLGLDPHDRGVLIHRPTGCEHCDLQGYRGRVAIMELLRLDGDLDELIAQRATVRHILGAALDKGFRPLADEGRRRVLDGTTSVEEVGRAVNLTERL, encoded by the coding sequence ATGAACGCGCCCGTCCTCCACCAACCCATCGACCGGATGCTGATCTCCCTGGGGCTGATCAGCGAAGACCAGCTGCGCATCGCATTGGTCGAGCAGGCGCAGTGCGGACAGCCCGTTGCAAGGCTCCTGGTCCGTCTGGGATTCATCTCCGAAGCGACGCTGCGGGACGCCATCGGCAGATCTCTCGGACAGGAAGCCGTGGACCTGTCCCGCACCATCGTTTCGGCCGACGCCCTGGCGCTGGTGCCTCGCGCCCTGGCCAAGCGCTGCAATCTGATTCCCCTGGATGTGGACGCCGCTGCGGGGCGGCTCACCGTGGCCATGGCCAACCCCAACGACATCCTGGCCATGGACAGCCTGAAGGCGCTGGTCGATCACGAGCTGCAGATCGACGCCCGCCTGGCCGGAGAACAGGAAATCCTCCAGGCGATCGATCTCTACTACGGTCATGAACTCTCCATCGACGGCATTCTCCACGAGCTCGAAACCGGCGAGTCCGACTGCCGTTCGCCCGCCGCGGCCTCGCTCGACGAATACAGCCAGCCGGTCGTCCGGCTGATCGACGCCCTGCTCACCGACGCGGTGAAACAGGAGGCGTCGGACATCCATTTCGAGCCCGAAGCGGGATTTCTGCGCATCCGCTACCGGATCGACGGCCTCCTGCGGCAGATCCGCGTCCTGCACAAGTCCTACTGGCCCGCGATGGCGGTCCGCCTGAAAGTGATCGCCGGAATGAACATCGCGGAGAGCCGCGCGCCGCAGGACGGACGCATCGCCCTCAACGTCAGCGGGCACGCGGTCGACTTCCGCGTCGCGAGCCAGCCCACGATCCATGGCGAAAACCTCGTGCTGCGGGTTCTCGACCGCCAGAAGCGCATCGTCGCCCTGGAGCAGCTCGACCTGGCGCCGCCCCAGCTCGACCTGCTCAAGCTGATGATCGCCCGCCCCGAAGGGCTGATCCTGGTCACCGGCCCCACCGGCAGCGGCAAGACCACCACCCTCTACTCGATGCTCCACCACATCAATCACGGCGGGATCAACATCATGACGCTGGAGGATCCGGTCGAGTACCCGACCGCGATGATCCGGCAGACCTCGATTGCCGAGGCCGTCCGCCTGGACTTCGCCAACGGCATCCGTTCCATGATGCGTCAGGACCCGGACGTCATCCTGGTGGGCGAGATCCGCGACCGGGACACCGCGGAAATGGCGTTCCGCGCGGCCATGACCGGCCATCAGGTCTATTCCACGCTGCACACCAATTCGGCCATCGGCGCCGTCCCGCGCCTGCTGGACATCGGCATCCTGCCGGACATCATGGCCGGCAACATCATCGGCGTCATCGGCCAGCGCCTGGTGCGCCGCCTCTGTCGCCACTGTCGCCAGGCCCATGCCGCAACGCCCCTGGAACTGCGGCTTCTGGGACTCGACCCGCACGATCGCGGCGTGCTCATCCACCGCCCGACGGGGTGCGAACACTGCGACCTCCAGGGCTACCGGGGCCGCGTCGCCATCATGGAACTGCTGCGCCTGGACGGCGACCTCGACGAACTGATCGCGCAGCGCGCAACCGTACGGCACATCCTCGGCGCGGCTCTGGACAAGGGATTCCGCCCCCTCGCGGACGAAGGACGGCGGCGGGTGCTCGACGGCACCACCAGCGTCGAGGAGGTCGGGCGCGCCGTCAATCTCACGGAACGCCTCTGA
- a CDS encoding type II secretion system F family protein, producing MTLHAYRAMDAAGRIVRGRLEAGNLADLETRIGKLGLDFLGGHPLDDAMPLIARRLSRRELAQFCFHLEHLTQAGIPLIESLTELRDSLEHARLRESVAGMIESIQGGQTLSQAMAPHPGIFDAVFVSLIRAGEMSGNLPGVLRKLHESLKWQDELAAQTRRLTLYPAFLGIVVGAVFLFMMLYLVPRMMGFIQSMGHQPPLSTRLLIATSTLVMDHWPLLLGLPFGGALASAVVLRRALRLRRRVDRLKLALPMFGDVLRKIILARFTSVFAMLYAAGIPILDAIRAMEHIVGNAFIRDGLARAGGMIAEGHSVTSAFRSSGLFPSLVIRMTQVGESTGELDKALAHVSDFYSRDAKESIERFQAMIEPTMTLAIGLLLGWVMLAVLGPIYDTIAGIRM from the coding sequence ATGACGCTTCACGCCTACCGCGCCATGGACGCCGCCGGACGCATCGTGCGTGGCAGGCTGGAGGCCGGCAACCTGGCCGACCTGGAGACGAGAATCGGAAAACTGGGACTCGACTTCCTCGGCGGACACCCGCTCGACGACGCCATGCCGCTCATCGCAAGGCGGCTCTCGCGCCGCGAATTGGCGCAGTTCTGCTTTCACCTGGAACATCTGACCCAGGCCGGCATCCCCCTCATCGAGAGCCTGACGGAGCTGCGCGACAGCCTGGAGCATGCCCGCCTTCGGGAAAGCGTGGCCGGCATGATCGAGAGCATCCAGGGCGGCCAGACGCTCTCCCAGGCGATGGCGCCGCACCCCGGCATCTTCGATGCGGTATTCGTCAGCTTGATCCGGGCCGGTGAAATGTCGGGCAACCTGCCGGGCGTCCTGAGGAAACTCCACGAATCTCTCAAGTGGCAGGACGAACTGGCCGCGCAGACGCGTCGGCTCACTCTGTATCCCGCCTTTCTCGGCATCGTGGTCGGCGCCGTTTTTCTGTTCATGATGCTCTACCTGGTGCCGCGGATGATGGGCTTCATCCAGAGCATGGGACATCAGCCGCCGCTGAGTACCCGCCTGCTGATCGCCACCTCGACCCTGGTGATGGACCACTGGCCGCTGCTGCTGGGCCTGCCCTTCGGCGGCGCCCTCGCCTCGGCCGTCGTCCTGCGCCGCGCGCTCCGGCTGAGGCGCCGCGTCGACCGGCTCAAGCTGGCGCTGCCGATGTTCGGAGACGTGCTGCGCAAAATCATCCTGGCGCGTTTCACCAGCGTCTTCGCCATGCTGTACGCCGCGGGAATCCCGATCCTCGACGCCATCCGGGCCATGGAGCACATCGTCGGCAATGCCTTCATCCGCGACGGCCTGGCGCGCGCCGGCGGAATGATCGCCGAAGGCCACAGCGTCACCAGCGCCTTCCGGAGCAGCGGCCTGTTCCCGTCGCTGGTCATCCGCATGACGCAGGTGGGCGAGAGCACCGGCGAACTGGACAAGGCCCTGGCTCATGTCAGCGATTTCTACAGCCGCGACGCCAAGGAATCCATCGAACGGTTCCAGGCCATGATCGAGCCGACGATGACCCTGGCGATCGGCCTGTTGCTGGGATGGGTGATGCTGGCCGTCCTCGGCCCCATCTACGACACCATCGCCGGGATCCGGATGTGA